The Celeribacter baekdonensis genomic interval CGTCGATAACATTTCCACTTTCAAAAAGATGTTCACCTGGGAAGAGCCTGGTGAGCGTATTTTGACATTGATGACGGCGGGCAATCTGGCGACGACACAGGCTTTGGTCTCTTTGCTCGACGAGCGCACCAAAGCACCGGGGGATCGCGAGCCCTCGATCCTTGGCGCGCCTTCAATGTTCCAAGTGGCGCGCATTGTCGCGCAGACCCTCAAAGATCTGATCACCACCCACGCCGACGAAGGCCAGCGCGCCGCAAGCACGTTCAACGCCACCGTGCTTTTGGGCGGTCAAATCAAAGGCTCGCCGCCGCGTTTGTTTTTGATCTATCCCGAGGGCAATTTCATCGAGGCGGGGGATGAGACGCCGTTTTTCCAAATCGGTGAAACCAAATACGGCAAACCGATTTTGGTGCGCGCTTATGACCCGGATATGTCCTTTGAAGATGCGGTCAAATTGACACTGGTCTCCTTTGACAGCACGGTGAAAGCCAATCTTTCCGTCGGCCTGCCGTTCGATTTGCAAGTCATCGAAACCGACACCTATAAAGTCACGCACCAACGCCGTATTTCGGCGGATGACGAATATTTCCAAACGATTTCATCGGGTTGGGGCGAGGCGTTGAAAACTGCGATGGACAGTCTTCCGGGCTTTACCTTTTAAGGCGTCTCAAGGCTGAGATTGGGTGTTGGGAACAGCGCTGGTTTGACCCCACGCTCGATGTAATCCCATGTCGCCATGGCAATCATCGCCGCATTGTCCGTCGCCCATTTCACCGGCGGCAGGCACAGGTTGACGCCGTGCCGCCCGGCCACATCCGTCATCGCGTCGCGCAACTGTGGCGAGGCGGACACCCCACCGACAATCACCAAAGACCGCGGTTTGCACTCTGACAGCGCCCGGTCTGCCTTGGCCACCAACACGTCGAGACAGGCGGCGACAAACGACGCCGACATGTCCTCAAGGCTGACGTCTGGGTGGTTTTCAATATGGCGCGCAACCGAAGATTTCAGGCCGGAAAACGAGAACTCATAGCCCTCATTTTTCATCGGCCGTGGCAGGCGCAACACCGGCGTGCCCAATTTTGCCGCCCGGTCAATCGCCGGGCCGCCCGGCATGCCAAGCCCCAACATCCGCGCCACCTTGTCGTAGCTTTCACCGACGGAATCGTCCCGCGTCGTGCCCAACAGGCGGTAGGACCACGCATCTTTCAACTCCGCGATCAACGTGTGCCCACCTGACACCAACATGATCACGGCGGGGAATTCTGTTTGGCCGTCTTCCAACTCGACCGAGCGAATATGCCCACGCAAATGGTTGACGCCATATGCCGGCACGCCCCAGCCCAAGGACAGCGCCTCAGCCGTGGACAGCCCGACCAAAAGCGAGCCGATCAATCCCGGCCCGCGGGTCACGCCAATTGCGCAGAGGTCCTTAGGAGTGACCGCGGCCTCATCCATAACCGACTGAATTGTTGGCAAAATCGCCTCAAGATGCGCGCGTGATGCCAGCTCGGGATAAACCCCGCCAAAAGCCTCATGCACCGTATATTGTGACACGGTCTTGATCGCCGCCACATGCCCGGATCGGTCGACAAGTGCCACCGAAGTGTCGTCGCATGAGGTCTCGATGCCGAGGATCAGATCGCTCATTGAAGGCCCTCCAAAATCGTGGCGATTTCGTTCTCAGACACCGCGCCAAGGCGCTCGATCCGCGCCGGGGTGACACGACAATTCACCAAGGTCGATGGCTGTGAGCCGCGCCCCACGCCCGCGACGACCACGTCCGGCGCGCCATTCAGCTGCGCCAGTGCAGCCTCTGTTGTGTTTGGCGTCTCTTGTCCTGAACGGTTGGCCGAGGTGACCAAGAGCGGTCCGGTGCGGCGCAAAACGGCCAAAAGCAGTGCATCGTTTGGAATACGAAAGGCAATCTCCTCGCGGTCCTGAAGCCAGTCGGGCGCGCGCGTGGCATCGACCCCCAAGGCCACGGTGAGCGGCCCCGGCATATGACCCGAGCTGAGCATCTTTTCGACCGCAGAATTGGCGATGCCGCCAAGCATGTCGATTTGGTCCTGTGCGGCGATCATGATGGGTAGGTTTTTCGAGCGCGCGCGGGCCTTTAAATCAAAGACGCGCGCCACGGCCTCGGCCTGTGTGGGGCACGCGGCGAGCCCAATCACAGTATCGGTCGGCAGCAACACGATCTGACCGTCCATCAATGCGGCCGCGACCCGGTCTGCATCTGCGTTCACAGAGTGGTCCATCATTTTAGCTGCCTTCAGGTTTGCGCGATGCGGGCAAATCATCCGCCGACAAGGGGAGGGTTTGCGCGGCTTGATGACCCAAAAACATGCTCATCCCTGCCGCGAGCAAACGATCCGATTGGCGTTTGCGCGGGGAACTGATCGCCAGCCGCATAAACATCAATGCCACACGTTTTTCGGCCAAACGTTCGGCGGCCAAACTGGCCTGTTGATGCACACGCAAAATCAGAAAACCATGCACGCCCAAAGCCGTCACCAAAATTCCTGCGAGACCGGCGGCGGCGATGAAGGGCACTTTGAAATAAACAGAAATTGCCAACGCCCCCAACACCAAGGCAATACCGATAGGGACACCGGATGTCCCGAGTTTGAATTGAATGTTCGCACGCTTTTCCAGCGTGTGCTCCATCTCCTCAAGGGCGACAGAAATCTCTTTCCAATCGTTCAAAAACGACGTCGAGCCAGCCCCCAAAGAGATATCAAGCGGGGCGTCATTCAGTTTTTCAAGCTCGTCGTGATACTGTGCGTCTGACAAAAAGCCTTTTGCGCGGCGGGATTGAAGGTGGTCCATGATTTCAGTGGAGACCATTGGATCGTTGCGCAGACGCGTTTCCAGAGTTTGAATTTTATCCATCATGGGTTCAGTACCTCATGCTCCGAGGCAGCGCGGCCACCACGGCTTCAATCTTGGCTTTGGCGATATCGCCTTCGCGTAAGATGGTGATCTTTCCACGTGGTTCAATGCGCACCACAGTCGAATGGGTTGCACGAAACGCGTCCCCTTCAATCGCCGCCCATGGCACTGTTTTGAGGCGCGCCATCCCTTTGGCGACCAGATCAAGCGCCCGATCAAACTCTCGGATTGTGTTTTGCGCCAGCGTATCGGCGGCTTGGCGCACCGCAGTTGTGGTCAATAACCCGTTTCTCACCATGGCACAAAGATCACGTTCAATGACGCTGTCGGGGATTCTCATTCCGATGGTGCCGTCTTGTGATTTGATCGTCATTTCAATTAATTGGGTTTGCTTTCGGATGGATGCGCTGGCTTGGGCCACAACCGTGATCGGACCGGGCGTGAAATGGTCAAAAAGGGCCGAGGCCACAGGGCTGTCTTCCAGATAGAAAGTGGCGTCTTTGACATTGGCGGCGGAGACGGAAATCGGGTCAGACACATTCCGGCGCAAGGCAAAATTGACCCGGTTTGCCACCTCGCCAGAACGCACACTTCCAGAAAGAGAATAGCAGGTATCGCTTGGCAAAAGAACCAAGCCACCATCGGCGAGAAGCTGGGAGACCTCATCTAAATGCCGCGTACTCAAAGACCCGTTGCGGGTGAGGTCACTCTTGCGAATGGTCAGGACTGGCTTGCTCATGTCAGCACCTCGACAATCGGATAAGCGCGGGCGTTTGCGGCGGGTTCGGGGGCGGCATCGACAAAGGTCAGCAGGGTGGTCATCTCGGCGGTGTTGGTTTTGGGCGGTTCCGCGCCCTCCACCGGGATGTTGCCCGCAAGGCGGTATTTGTCTAACTCTGCGAGCTTTTCTAAGGCGGTTTCTTCCAAACAATGTTCGTAATGTGCAAGTGTGCCATCACGGTAAATTCCAAAATGCACATAAGGCCGACCGGCGCGGCGCAGAAGGGCGACGGGGGTTTGACCGTCAGACGCCTCCATTCCCAAAAGCGCAAAGGCGGGCAGGGCATAGATTGGCAGGCCGAGGGTAAAGCCCAGCCCATTGGCAAACGCCGCCGCCGTGCGCGTCACACCAAGCCCGCCGGGACCGATGTCGCACCCGATGCGGGTGATCTCGTCTAACGTCGCCCCGATCTCGGCCAGCCCCGTTTCCAACATCAGGCGATAATCGCGCGATCCGGCGAGGCAGTCGATCGCTGAACTGTCAAATCGGATCGCACCATCACGGGCCAGCGCCAAAACCGGCACGCCATTGGAAGCTTGGATCAGGAGTGTCACAGTCATGCCAGCGCCTCCATTGCATCTAAAACCGTAGCCCATCGCGGGGCAGAGGCGGAAACTGATAAGATCCGTGCGCTGTCATCCTCGCCAAAGCCAATGTGGATTGACAGAGCGGAGCCATAGCTTTCTGCGATCCGCTCACCCCATTCGATCACGGCAATGCCTGTGTCAAAATAGTCTTCTAATCCAAGGTGATAGAACTCTTGTGCGCTGGTCAGGCGGTAGGCGTCGACATGCAACACCGTGGCCCTTGGCGTCTCGTAAATATTGGCGATGGTATAGGTCGGGCTGGTCACCGCCTCCTCTGATCCAAGAGCACGGACCAAGGCGCGGGTGAAAAATGTCTTTCCCGCCGCCAGGCTGCCATCCAGCAAGATCACATCGGTGGGACGCAACAACGGGGCCAGCGCCGCCGCAACACGCGCGGTCGCGGCTTCGTCTTTCGCAATCAATGTCACTGTGCGTGCCACGGGGCCTGTCCGGTCTATGAAAACGTCCTGCGCGATTTAGGGCAAATGGGGCCAAAGGTCCATGGTGTCAATCACCGGGTTAATCTGTGGGCCAATCGGTGGGGCGATCCGCTCGCAACGCCCCGCTCACTGATCGGTGTCGAGCCAAATCGTAATCGGACCGTCATTGATCAGGCTCACCTTCATATCGGCGCCAAAAATTCCGGTCTCACAGGGGACGCCCGTCTGGCGCAGGGCATCGGTGAAATGCGCGTAGAGCGCGTTCCCAATGTCGGGTGCAGCGGCGGTGGAAAACCCCGGACGATTGCCTTTTGTCTCGGCGGCGAGCGTAAATTGGCTGACCACAAGCGCACTGCCTTGGATGTCGCGGACAGACAGGTTCATTTTGCCCGCATCATCTTGAAAAATCCGCAGCTTTGAAATTTTGTCAGCCAGTTTTTCGGCCTGCGCCTCGCTGTCGCCACGCATCGCACAGATCAGCACCAAAAGCCCCGGCCCGGATTGTCCAACCACCGCACCATCGACTCGCACAGCGGCTTCAGAGATGCGTTGAACCAGCGCTCTCATAGGTCATGCGCCCATGGTGGATTGGCCCCGGCGCGGCTGACGGTCACGGCGGCGGCCTTGGCCCCAAGGGCAAGAGCGGCGCGCAATGTGGCCTCATCCAAATCGGCAACATGCGCTTTGGTCAGTTTGCCCGCCTGTTGCAGCCCGGCCAAAAGGCCTGCGTTGAACGTGTCCCCGGCTCCCACGGTGTCCACGACCGTTACTTTTTCGGCGGCCACATGGGTGACATGTCCGGCGGTATAGCCCTTGACGCCATCCCCGCCCATCGTCAGGCAAACAAGCTTTGGCCCCTTGGTCAAAAGCACCTCGATATGGGCCTCAATTTCACCCTCTCCCATCAGCCACAACAAGTCCTCGTCGGAGACTTTGACAATATCGGCATGGGCCAGCATATGTTCGATTCGTGCACGATAACGGGTCTCATCGCGGATAAATCCGGGCCGAATGTTCGGATCTATCATGGTGACGCGATCCTTCGAAGCCTCGACAAACAGCGTTTCATAGGCCGCGCCACAGGGTTCGACCGGCAAGGAAATCCCACCACAAAACACGGCCTTGATCTGGTCGGGAAGGGGGGGATGTCG includes:
- the tsaE gene encoding tRNA (adenosine(37)-N6)-threonylcarbamoyltransferase complex ATPase subunit type 1 TsaE, which translates into the protein MARTVTLIAKDEAATARVAAALAPLLRPTDVILLDGSLAAGKTFFTRALVRALGSEEAVTSPTYTIANIYETPRATVLHVDAYRLTSAQEFYHLGLEDYFDTGIAVIEWGERIAESYGSALSIHIGFGEDDSARILSVSASAPRWATVLDAMEALA
- a CDS encoding proteasome-type protease, which encodes MTYCVGMMLNKGLVMMSDTRTNAGVDNISTFKKMFTWEEPGERILTLMTAGNLATTQALVSLLDERTKAPGDREPSILGAPSMFQVARIVAQTLKDLITTHADEGQRAASTFNATVLLGGQIKGSPPRLFLIYPEGNFIEAGDETPFFQIGETKYGKPILVRAYDPDMSFEDAVKLTLVSFDSTVKANLSVGLPFDLQVIETDTYKVTHQRRISADDEYFQTISSGWGEALKTAMDSLPGFTF
- a CDS encoding L-threonylcarbamoyladenylate synthase, with product MSKPVLTIRKSDLTRNGSLSTRHLDEVSQLLADGGLVLLPSDTCYSLSGSVRSGEVANRVNFALRRNVSDPISVSAANVKDATFYLEDSPVASALFDHFTPGPITVVAQASASIRKQTQLIEMTIKSQDGTIGMRIPDSVIERDLCAMVRNGLLTTTAVRQAADTLAQNTIREFDRALDLVAKGMARLKTVPWAAIEGDAFRATHSTVVRIEPRGKITILREGDIAKAKIEAVVAALPRSMRY
- the tsaD gene encoding tRNA (adenosine(37)-N6)-threonylcarbamoyltransferase complex transferase subunit TsaD; protein product: MSDLILGIETSCDDTSVALVDRSGHVAAIKTVSQYTVHEAFGGVYPELASRAHLEAILPTIQSVMDEAAVTPKDLCAIGVTRGPGLIGSLLVGLSTAEALSLGWGVPAYGVNHLRGHIRSVELEDGQTEFPAVIMLVSGGHTLIAELKDAWSYRLLGTTRDDSVGESYDKVARMLGLGMPGGPAIDRAAKLGTPVLRLPRPMKNEGYEFSFSGLKSSVARHIENHPDVSLEDMSASFVAACLDVLVAKADRALSECKPRSLVIVGGVSASPQLRDAMTDVAGRHGVNLCLPPVKWATDNAAMIAMATWDYIERGVKPALFPTPNLSLETP
- the dtd gene encoding D-aminoacyl-tRNA deacylase, with protein sequence MRALVQRISEAAVRVDGAVVGQSGPGLLVLICAMRGDSEAQAEKLADKISKLRIFQDDAGKMNLSVRDIQGSALVVSQFTLAAETKGNRPGFSTAAAPDIGNALYAHFTDALRQTGVPCETGIFGADMKVSLINDGPITIWLDTDQ
- a CDS encoding L-threonylcarbamoyladenylate synthase, translating into MMDHSVNADADRVAAALMDGQIVLLPTDTVIGLAACPTQAEAVARVFDLKARARSKNLPIMIAAQDQIDMLGGIANSAVEKMLSSGHMPGPLTVALGVDATRAPDWLQDREEIAFRIPNDALLLAVLRRTGPLLVTSANRSGQETPNTTEAALAQLNGAPDVVVAGVGRGSQPSTLVNCRVTPARIERLGAVSENEIATILEGLQ